One window of Acidimicrobiales bacterium genomic DNA carries:
- a CDS encoding VOC family protein, which translates to MEVKELGHLVLYVRNLARSATFYRDVLGWRQLAPTVELGFPAAAFSAPANRTHHELLLIEVGEDAQALPPGRRLGLYHFGLKVGDSDDELREALRSVEAAGVTVVGTSDHAVTHSLYIKDPDGNEIELYIDVPGVDWRTDPTLVFSPIRPLAL; encoded by the coding sequence GTGGAGGTCAAGGAGCTCGGGCACCTGGTGCTGTACGTGCGGAACCTGGCGCGGTCGGCGACGTTCTACCGCGACGTGCTCGGGTGGCGGCAGCTGGCGCCCACCGTGGAGCTCGGCTTCCCCGCCGCGGCCTTCTCCGCGCCCGCCAACCGGACGCACCACGAGCTGTTGCTCATCGAGGTCGGCGAGGACGCCCAGGCCCTCCCGCCCGGGCGGCGGCTCGGGCTGTACCACTTCGGCCTGAAGGTCGGGGACTCCGACGACGAGCTGCGCGAGGCGCTGCGGTCGGTCGAAGCCGCCGGCGTCACCGTCGTCGGCACCAGCGACCACGCCGTGACCCACAGCCTGTACATCAAAGACCCCGACGGCAACGAGATCGAGCTCTACATCGACGTCCCCGGGGTCGACTGGCGGACCGACCCGACGTTGGTGTTCAGCCCCATCCGGCCGTTGGCGCTGTAG